The proteins below come from a single Piscinibacter gummiphilus genomic window:
- a CDS encoding excinuclease ABC subunit A → MRFAGWGSPVHTALTVPKQSPASKPFQAPPDDGFVRVRGVREHNLKNVDLDVPRNALVVFSGVSGSGKSSLAFGTLYAEAQRRYFESVAPYARRLIDQVGVPDVDSIDGLPPAVALQQQRGTPSTRSTVASVTTIGSLLRMLYSRAGTYPRGQPMLYAEDFSPNTPQGACPVCHGLGHVYEVTEKSMVPDDSLTIRERAVAAWPPAWHGQNLRDILVTLGYDVDTPWRDLPKKDRNWILFTDEQPTVPVYAGFTPAETRAALRRKEEPSYQGTFTGARKYVLQTFATTQSALMKKRVSRYMVGSLCAECHGKRLKREALAVTFAGLDIGELAQMPLMQLADALQPAAQGQFEAGTQAAPALSRSATQQHTARRVAAGGSAHAAAPDVRLTPHLSEEKRIAAQRIAHDVLERVSTLCDLGLGYLSLDRSTPTLSPGELQRVRLATQIRSNLFGVVYVLDEPSAGLHPADGEALLRALGRLKDGGNSLFVVEHDVSLMRRADWLVDVGPDAGELGGQVLYSGPPEGLRDVANSHTAKHLFGERRLSARQRPVDRWLTLEGITCHNLRGLDARFPVGAFTCVTGVSGSGKSSLVSQALVQLVSAQLGHEPPPADDEGDDAAGEITETARGRIGSGMEAIRRLVRVDQKPIGRTPRSNLATYTGLFDHVRRLFAATPAARRRRFDAGRFSFNVAKGRCDTCEGEGFVSVELLFMPSVYAPCPTCHGARYNEQTLTVTWREKNIAQVLGMTVTEALAFFADEAPLRRPLQLLQDIGLGYLRLGQPATELSGGEAQRIKLATELQRSQRGDTLYVLDEPTTGLHASDVDRLMTQLNGLVDAGNTVVVVEHDMRVAAASDWVIDMGPGAGQEGGRQVACGRPAEVAQAAGSRTAPYLAQPFGSR, encoded by the coding sequence ATGCGATTTGCCGGATGGGGCAGCCCCGTCCACACTGCCCTCACCGTGCCCAAACAGAGCCCCGCCTCCAAGCCTTTCCAAGCACCGCCGGATGACGGCTTCGTGCGCGTGCGCGGCGTGCGCGAGCACAACCTGAAGAACGTGGACCTCGACGTGCCGCGCAACGCGCTCGTCGTCTTCAGCGGCGTCTCGGGATCGGGCAAATCGTCGCTCGCCTTCGGCACGCTCTACGCCGAGGCGCAGCGGCGCTACTTCGAGTCGGTCGCCCCCTACGCACGCCGGCTGATCGACCAGGTGGGCGTGCCGGACGTCGACTCGATCGACGGCCTGCCCCCGGCCGTGGCCTTGCAGCAGCAGCGCGGCACACCCAGCACGCGCTCGACGGTGGCGAGCGTCACTACCATCGGCAGCCTGCTGCGCATGCTCTATTCGCGCGCCGGCACCTACCCGCGCGGCCAGCCCATGCTCTACGCGGAAGACTTCTCGCCCAACACGCCGCAGGGCGCCTGCCCCGTGTGCCACGGCCTCGGGCATGTGTACGAGGTGACCGAGAAATCGATGGTGCCCGACGACTCGCTCACCATCCGTGAGCGCGCAGTCGCCGCCTGGCCGCCTGCCTGGCACGGGCAGAACCTGCGCGACATCCTCGTCACGCTCGGCTATGACGTCGACACCCCCTGGCGCGACCTGCCGAAGAAAGACCGCAACTGGATCCTCTTCACCGACGAGCAGCCCACCGTGCCCGTCTACGCCGGCTTCACGCCCGCCGAGACCCGCGCCGCGCTGCGCCGGAAAGAAGAGCCCAGCTACCAGGGCACCTTCACCGGCGCGCGCAAGTACGTGCTGCAGACCTTCGCCACCACGCAGAGCGCGCTGATGAAGAAGCGTGTTTCGCGCTACATGGTGGGCAGCCTCTGCGCCGAATGTCACGGCAAGCGGCTCAAGCGCGAGGCGCTGGCCGTCACCTTCGCGGGGCTGGACATCGGCGAGCTGGCGCAGATGCCGCTCATGCAGCTCGCCGACGCGCTGCAGCCGGCGGCGCAAGGGCAGTTCGAAGCCGGCACGCAGGCCGCTCCCGCGCTCAGCCGCTCGGCCACGCAGCAGCACACCGCACGCCGCGTGGCGGCCGGTGGCTCGGCGCATGCCGCGGCCCCCGACGTGCGGCTCACGCCCCACCTGTCGGAAGAAAAACGCATCGCCGCGCAACGCATCGCACACGACGTGCTGGAACGCGTGAGCACCTTGTGCGACCTGGGCCTGGGCTACCTGTCGCTCGATCGCAGCACGCCCACGCTCTCGCCCGGCGAGCTGCAGCGCGTGCGCCTGGCCACGCAGATCCGCTCCAACCTCTTCGGCGTGGTCTACGTGCTCGACGAACCTTCGGCCGGCCTGCACCCGGCCGACGGGGAAGCCCTGCTGCGCGCACTCGGGCGGCTCAAGGACGGCGGCAACTCGCTCTTCGTGGTGGAGCACGACGTGTCGCTGATGCGCCGCGCCGACTGGCTGGTCGACGTGGGGCCCGACGCGGGCGAGCTCGGCGGACAGGTGCTCTACAGCGGGCCGCCCGAAGGGCTGCGCGATGTCGCCAACTCGCACACCGCGAAGCACCTCTTCGGCGAGCGGCGCCTGAGCGCGCGGCAGCGCCCCGTCGACCGCTGGCTGACGCTCGAAGGCATCACCTGCCACAACTTGCGCGGCCTCGATGCGCGCTTCCCCGTCGGCGCCTTCACCTGCGTCACCGGCGTGTCGGGCTCGGGCAAGTCGAGCCTCGTGAGCCAGGCGCTGGTGCAGCTGGTGTCGGCCCAGCTCGGCCACGAGCCACCCCCCGCCGACGACGAAGGCGACGATGCCGCCGGCGAGATCACCGAGACCGCGCGCGGCCGCATCGGCTCGGGCATGGAGGCCATCCGCCGCCTGGTGCGCGTCGACCAGAAGCCCATCGGCCGCACGCCGCGCTCGAACCTCGCCACCTACACCGGCCTCTTCGACCACGTGCGCCGCCTCTTCGCCGCCACGCCGGCCGCGCGCAGGCGCCGCTTCGATGCAGGCCGCTTCTCGTTCAACGTGGCCAAGGGCCGCTGCGACACCTGCGAGGGCGAAGGCTTCGTGAGCGTGGAGCTGCTCTTCATGCCAAGCGTCTACGCGCCCTGCCCCACCTGCCACGGCGCGCGCTACAACGAGCAGACGCTCACCGTCACCTGGCGCGAGAAGAACATCGCGCAGGTCCTCGGCATGACGGTGACCGAGGCGCTCGCCTTCTTCGCCGACGAAGCCCCGCTGCGCCGCCCGCTGCAGCTCCTGCAGGACATCGGCCTCGGCTACCTGCGCCTCGGGCAGCCCGCCACCGAACTCTCGGGCGGCGAAGCACAGCGCATCAAGCTCGCGACCGAGCTGCAGCGCTCTCAGCGCGGCGACACGCTGTACGTGCTCGACGAGCCCACCACCGGCCTGCACGCGTCAGACGTCGACCGCCTGATGACGCAACTCAACGGCCTGGTCGACGCCGGCAACACGGTGGTGGTGGTCGAGCACGACATGCGCGTGGCCGCCGCGAGCGACTGGGTGATCGACATGGGCCCCGGCGCGGGGCAAGAGGGTGGCCGGCAGGTGGCCTGCGGCCGGCCCGCCGAGGTGGCGCAGGCGGCCGGCAGCCGCACCGCGCCCTACCTGGCACAGCCCTTTGGGAGCCGCTAG